A genomic window from Pseudonocardia broussonetiae includes:
- a CDS encoding DEAD/DEAH box helicase, translated as MTADRGEALLRRVLAGAGSAHPADDPFGPWPSGGGPTGDGPLRHVATVPAREGDVVPWPGWVAAPVREAFVRRGVGAPWRHQAEAASLAHAGRDVVVATGTASGKSLAYQLPVLSRLAEDPRATALYLSPTKALAADQLRALAELDLPGVRPAPLDGDTPLEERDWARAHSRWIFSNPDMLHRAVLPRHSRWATFLRRLCVVVVDECHTYRGVFGSHVALLLRRLLRVAARYGARPTVVLASATVAEPAAFASRLTGRAVTAVTVDASPHAGRTVALWEPPLLPELTGENGAPVRRPAGSEAARMLADLVVEGARTLAFVRSRRGAELTALGAQRLLADVDPDLAARVAAYRGGYLPEERRALEAALASGALLGVATTNALELGVDIAGLDAVVVAGFPGTRASFWQQAGRAGRAADSALVVLVARDDPMDTYLVHHPDALLGAPVEGCVLDPANPYVLAPQLVCAAAELPITEDDVEELFGGAPAAAVLDELVADGVLRRRPAGWFWPSPRERPAGSVDIRGSGLGQVAVVEAGTGRMLGTVDAASAPASVHPGAVYLHRGESHLVEELDLDAGVALVVAADPDWRTDARSTADVEVVRVLSRREHGPVGVAFAEVDVTSQVVAYQRRAPDGTVLETVPLDMPEQTLRTRSVLYDVDDAALAAAGVGPDDLPGALHAAEHAAIGLLPLFAICDRWDIGGMSTALHPHTGRPTVFVHDGHPGGAGFAERGHEVLRAWLTATRAAIRDCGCRSGCPSCVQSPKCGNGNAPLDKRGAVRVLDVVLAALAGPVTAGG; from the coding sequence GTGACGGCCGACCGCGGGGAGGCACTGCTGCGCCGGGTGCTCGCCGGGGCCGGCTCCGCGCATCCCGCCGACGACCCGTTCGGGCCCTGGCCGTCCGGCGGGGGCCCGACCGGTGACGGCCCGCTGCGCCACGTCGCCACCGTGCCCGCCCGCGAGGGCGACGTCGTGCCGTGGCCCGGCTGGGTGGCGGCGCCGGTGCGCGAGGCGTTCGTGCGCCGCGGGGTGGGCGCCCCGTGGCGGCACCAGGCCGAGGCGGCCTCGCTCGCGCACGCCGGGCGCGACGTCGTGGTGGCCACCGGCACGGCGTCGGGGAAGTCGCTCGCCTACCAGCTGCCGGTGCTCTCGCGGCTCGCCGAGGACCCACGCGCCACCGCGCTCTACCTCTCGCCGACCAAGGCGCTGGCCGCCGACCAGCTCCGCGCGCTGGCCGAGCTCGACCTGCCCGGCGTCCGGCCCGCCCCGCTCGACGGCGACACCCCGCTGGAGGAGCGCGACTGGGCCCGCGCCCACTCGCGCTGGATCTTCAGCAACCCCGACATGCTGCACCGCGCCGTCCTGCCCCGGCACAGCCGCTGGGCCACCTTCCTGCGTCGGCTGTGCGTCGTGGTCGTCGACGAGTGCCACACCTACCGCGGGGTGTTCGGCTCGCACGTGGCGCTGCTGCTGCGGCGGCTGCTGCGGGTGGCCGCCCGCTACGGCGCCCGCCCGACCGTCGTGCTGGCCTCGGCCACCGTGGCCGAGCCCGCCGCGTTCGCGAGCCGGCTCACCGGGCGCGCCGTCACGGCCGTCACCGTCGACGCCTCCCCGCACGCCGGGCGCACCGTCGCCCTGTGGGAGCCGCCGCTGCTGCCCGAGCTGACCGGCGAGAACGGGGCCCCGGTGCGGCGCCCGGCGGGCTCCGAGGCGGCGCGGATGCTCGCCGACCTCGTTGTCGAGGGCGCCCGCACGCTCGCCTTCGTGCGCTCGCGGCGCGGCGCGGAGCTCACCGCTCTGGGGGCGCAGCGGCTGCTCGCCGACGTCGACCCCGACCTGGCCGCACGCGTGGCGGCCTACCGCGGCGGCTACCTCCCCGAGGAGCGCCGCGCGCTCGAGGCGGCCCTCGCGAGCGGTGCACTGCTCGGGGTGGCCACCACCAACGCCCTCGAGCTGGGCGTCGACATCGCGGGGCTCGACGCCGTGGTCGTCGCCGGGTTCCCGGGCACCCGCGCGTCGTTCTGGCAGCAGGCCGGGCGCGCCGGGCGGGCCGCCGACTCGGCGCTGGTCGTGCTCGTGGCCCGCGACGACCCGATGGACACCTACCTCGTGCACCACCCCGACGCGCTTCTCGGCGCACCCGTCGAGGGCTGCGTGCTCGACCCGGCCAACCCCTACGTGCTGGCGCCGCAGCTGGTCTGCGCGGCCGCGGAGCTGCCGATCACCGAGGACGACGTCGAGGAGCTGTTCGGCGGGGCGCCGGCCGCGGCCGTGCTCGACGAGCTGGTGGCCGACGGCGTGCTGCGCCGTCGCCCGGCCGGCTGGTTCTGGCCCTCCCCGCGGGAGCGGCCCGCAGGCTCGGTCGACATCCGCGGCTCGGGGCTCGGGCAGGTGGCCGTGGTGGAGGCGGGCACCGGGCGGATGCTCGGCACGGTGGACGCGGCCTCGGCGCCCGCCTCCGTGCACCCCGGCGCGGTGTACCTGCACCGGGGCGAGAGCCACCTGGTGGAGGAGCTCGACCTCGACGCGGGCGTCGCCCTGGTGGTGGCGGCCGACCCCGACTGGCGCACCGACGCGCGCTCGACCGCCGACGTCGAGGTCGTGCGGGTGCTGTCGCGGCGCGAGCACGGGCCGGTCGGCGTCGCGTTCGCCGAGGTGGACGTGACCTCGCAGGTGGTGGCCTACCAGCGCCGCGCCCCCGACGGCACCGTCCTGGAGACCGTGCCGCTCGACATGCCCGAGCAGACGCTGCGCACGCGGTCGGTCCTCTACGACGTCGACGACGCCGCCCTGGCCGCCGCCGGGGTCGGGCCCGACGACTTGCCCGGTGCCCTGCACGCCGCGGAGCACGCGGCGATCGGTCTGCTGCCGCTGTTCGCGATCTGCGACCGCTGGGACATCGGCGGCATGTCGACGGCCCTGCACCCGCACACCGGCCGCCCCACCGTCTTCGTGCACGACGGCCACCCCGGCGGGGCCGGGTTCGCCGAGCGCGGGCACGAGGTGCTGCGCGCCTGGCTGACGGCCACCCGCGCCGCGATCCGCGACTGCGGCTGCCGCAGCGGGTGCCCGTCGTGCGTGCAGTCGCCCAAGTGCGGCAACGGCAACGCGCCGCTCGACAAACGGGGTGCGGTGCGGGTGCTCGACGTGGTGCTCGCGGCCCTGGCCGGGCCGGTGACCGCGGGCGGCTGA
- a CDS encoding sodium-translocating pyrophosphatase, with amino-acid sequence MSRSTLAADANSIALASNDYIIVGVVAVVALAALAIGFVLRKEVLAADAGTDKMQDIGRAVQEGATAYLNRQFKTLGVFVVIVFFLLFALPAANFGESIGRSIFFLIGALFSATIGSLGMRLATAANIRVASASREEGGREKATRIAFRTGGVVGMFTVGLGLFGAAVVVLVYAGGAPRVLEGFGFGAALLAMFMRVGGGIFTKAADVGADLVGKVEQGIPEDDPRNAATIADNVGDNVGDCAGMAADLFESYAVTLVAALILGTAAFGLQGLLFPLIVPAIGVITAVIGVYITRTRPNEGSLTTINRSFYISAGISAVLSAVAAYVYLPGTFEGLTNPSDATVVGDMAGTDPRLLATVAVIIGIVLAAAILKLTGYYTGTEDKPVQDVGKSSLTGAATVILSGISIGFESAVYTALVISAAVFGAFALATGSITVALFAVALAGTGLLTTVGVIVAMDTFGPVADNAQGIAEMSGDVTGAGVDILTELDAVGNTTKAITKGIAIATAVLAATALFGSYRDAITVALAEAGVALGDAGTAFAYEVFAPNTLVGVIIGASVVFMFSGLAINAVTRAAGAIVFEVRRQFRENPGIMDYSVRPDYSRVVDICTRDSLRELATPGLLAILSPIAVGFGLGVGPLAGYLAGAIATGTLMAIFLANSGGAWDNAKKLVEDGNHGGKGSPAHEATIIGDTVGDPFKDTAGPSINPLLKVMNLVSVLIAPAVVALSVGSTANPVISIAIALVAVAIIVGALVVAKRRSTSITDTPAESAVA; translated from the coding sequence ATGTCTCGGTCCACCCTCGCCGCGGACGCGAACTCGATCGCGCTCGCGTCGAACGACTACATCATCGTCGGTGTGGTCGCGGTGGTCGCCCTCGCCGCCCTGGCCATCGGCTTCGTCCTGCGCAAGGAGGTCCTCGCTGCTGACGCGGGTACCGACAAGATGCAGGACATCGGCCGAGCGGTCCAGGAAGGCGCCACGGCGTACCTCAACCGCCAGTTCAAGACGCTCGGCGTCTTCGTCGTCATCGTGTTCTTCCTGCTGTTCGCGCTCCCCGCAGCGAACTTCGGCGAGAGCATCGGCCGCTCGATCTTCTTCCTGATCGGCGCGCTGTTCTCGGCCACCATCGGCAGCCTGGGCATGCGCCTGGCCACGGCCGCGAACATCCGGGTCGCCTCGGCGTCGCGCGAGGAGGGCGGCCGGGAGAAGGCCACCCGCATCGCGTTCCGCACCGGCGGCGTCGTCGGCATGTTCACCGTCGGCCTCGGCCTGTTCGGTGCGGCCGTCGTCGTGCTGGTCTACGCCGGTGGCGCTCCCCGCGTGCTGGAGGGCTTCGGCTTCGGTGCCGCGCTGCTCGCGATGTTCATGCGCGTCGGCGGCGGCATCTTCACCAAGGCCGCGGACGTGGGTGCCGACCTCGTCGGCAAGGTCGAGCAGGGCATCCCCGAGGACGACCCCCGCAACGCCGCCACGATCGCCGACAACGTCGGCGACAACGTGGGTGACTGCGCCGGCATGGCCGCGGACCTCTTCGAGTCCTACGCCGTGACGCTCGTGGCCGCGCTGATCCTCGGCACCGCCGCGTTCGGCCTGCAGGGCCTGCTGTTCCCGCTGATCGTGCCGGCCATCGGCGTGATCACCGCGGTGATCGGCGTCTACATCACCCGCACCCGCCCGAACGAGGGCAGCCTGACGACGATCAACCGGAGCTTCTACATCTCCGCGGGCATCTCCGCGGTGCTCAGCGCGGTCGCCGCCTACGTCTACCTCCCGGGCACCTTCGAGGGGCTGACCAACCCGTCCGACGCCACGGTCGTCGGCGACATGGCGGGCACCGACCCGCGCCTGCTGGCCACGGTCGCCGTGATCATCGGCATCGTGCTGGCCGCGGCCATCCTCAAGCTGACCGGCTACTACACCGGCACGGAGGACAAGCCCGTCCAGGACGTGGGCAAGTCCTCGCTCACCGGTGCGGCCACGGTCATCCTGTCCGGCATCTCGATCGGCTTCGAGTCCGCGGTCTACACCGCGCTGGTGATCAGCGCGGCCGTGTTCGGCGCGTTCGCGCTGGCCACGGGCTCGATCACGGTGGCCCTGTTCGCGGTGGCGCTGGCCGGTACCGGCCTGCTCACCACGGTCGGCGTCATCGTCGCCATGGACACGTTCGGCCCGGTGGCCGACAACGCCCAGGGCATCGCCGAGATGTCGGGCGACGTCACCGGCGCCGGCGTGGACATCCTCACCGAGCTCGACGCGGTGGGGAACACGACGAAGGCCATCACGAAGGGCATCGCGATCGCCACGGCCGTGCTCGCGGCCACCGCGCTGTTCGGCTCCTACCGCGACGCGATCACGGTGGCGCTGGCCGAGGCGGGCGTCGCACTGGGCGACGCCGGCACCGCCTTCGCCTACGAGGTGTTCGCCCCGAACACCCTCGTCGGCGTGATCATCGGCGCCTCGGTCGTGTTCATGTTCTCGGGTCTGGCGATCAACGCCGTCACCCGGGCCGCGGGCGCGATCGTGTTCGAGGTGCGCCGCCAGTTCCGGGAGAACCCGGGGATCATGGACTACTCCGTGCGGCCCGACTACTCCCGCGTCGTCGACATCTGCACGCGCGACTCGCTGCGCGAGCTGGCCACCCCCGGCCTTCTCGCCATCCTGTCGCCGATCGCGGTCGGCTTCGGCCTCGGCGTCGGCCCGCTGGCCGGCTACCTGGCCGGCGCCATCGCCACCGGCACCCTGATGGCGATCTTCCTCGCCAACTCCGGTGGCGCGTGGGACAACGCGAAGAAGCTGGTCGAGGACGGCAACCACGGCGGCAAGGGCTCGCCCGCGCACGAGGCCACCATCATCGGTGACACCGTGGGCGACCCGTTCAAGGACACCGCCGGCCCGTCGATCAACCCGCTGCTCAAGGTCATGAACCTGGTCTCGGTGCTCATCGCGCCGGCCGTCGTGGCCCTGTCCGTGGGTTCCACGGCCAACCCGGTGATCAGCATCGCCATCGCGCTCGTCGCGGTCGCGATCATCGTCGGGGCGCTCGTGGTGGCCAAGCGCCGCTCGACGTCCATCACCGACACCCCCGCGGAGAGTGCGGTCGCCTGA
- a CDS encoding DUF4244 domain-containing protein, with product MSSPLSTIPTSTPVQRLRLLARHDDGMSTVEYAIGTVAAAAFAAVLYAVVSGESVVTALTDLVTRALSTTF from the coding sequence ATGTCCAGTCCCCTGTCCACGATCCCGACCAGCACCCCGGTGCAGCGCCTGCGCCTGCTCGCTCGCCACGACGACGGCATGTCGACGGTCGAGTACGCGATCGGCACGGTGGCCGCGGCCGCCTTCGCCGCCGTGCTCTACGCGGTGGTGAGCGGCGAGAGCGTCGTCACCGCGCTCACCGACCTCGTCACGCGCGCGCTCAGCACCACGTTCTGA
- a CDS encoding TadE family type IV pilus minor pilin — translation MSGDAGAVTVEAALALCSLVAVLAVAVGAVASVAVSVRCIDAARELARLAARGEPDRGREIAARLAPFGARIELVVRGDEVLVEVTAAAVPPLPLRVGARAAAVLEPGVAP, via the coding sequence CTGAGCGGCGACGCGGGGGCCGTCACGGTCGAGGCGGCGCTCGCGCTGTGCAGCCTCGTCGCGGTGCTCGCCGTCGCAGTCGGGGCGGTCGCCTCCGTGGCGGTGTCGGTGCGCTGCATCGACGCCGCCCGGGAGCTCGCCCGCCTCGCCGCGCGCGGCGAGCCCGACCGCGGCCGGGAGATCGCCGCCCGGCTGGCCCCGTTCGGGGCCCGGATCGAGCTCGTCGTGCGCGGTGACGAGGTGCTCGTGGAGGTCACCGCCGCCGCGGTGCCCCCGCTGCCGCTGCGGGTCGGTGCCCGCGCGGCTGCCGTGCTCGAACCGGGGGTGGCACCGTGA